The following coding sequences lie in one Fusarium poae strain DAOMC 252244 chromosome 1, whole genome shotgun sequence genomic window:
- a CDS encoding hypothetical protein (MEROPS:MER0065588~BUSCO:15304at5125) produces MPTVHLLDYVAGNIRSLVNAIEKCGYEVAWVRSPEDVPNAEKLILPGVGHFGHCLSQLSQAGYLEPIKKHIADGKPFFGVCVGLQALFQGSVEDPDIPGLGVVPAALDRFDDSSKSVPHIGWNNAFTSGKAMYDLQPDSKYYYVHSYKCPYKPGELESQGWAVATGTYGTETFVGAIAKGNIYATQFHPEKSGAAGLKTLRAFLTGEGLKTLGNVVDEAVANAPIKFEDSLTRRVIACLDVRTNDQGDLVVTKGDQYDVREKGDDRNVRNLGKPVEMAKRYYESGADEVTFLNITSFRDCPVADLPMLEVVRQTSRTVFVPLTIGGGIRDTVDTDGTKVSALEIATMYFKSGADKVSIGSDAVLAAEEYYSLGRKLFGNTAIEQISRAYGNQAVVVSVDPKRVYVPKPDATRHNIVKTQFPGPKGEEYCWYACTIKGGRETRDMDVVELVQAVEAMGTGEILLNCIDKDGTNSGFDFELINQVKGAVKIPVIASSGAGNPAHFEDVFQKTSTDAALGAGMFHRGEYTVKQVKDYLQEKGLKVRQFEEGF; encoded by the exons atgcCCACTGTACACCTATTAGATTATGTTGCCGGCAACATCAGGAGTCTGGTGAATGCCATTGAGAAGTGTGGCTATGAGGTCGCATGGGTTCGATCTCCAGAGGACGTTCCCAACGCAGAG AAACTCATCCTTCCCGGTGTCGGCCACTTCGGCCATTGTCTTTCCCAACTTTCTCAAGCCGGCTACCTAGAGCCTATCAAGAAGCACATTGCGGATGGGAAGCCCTTTTTCGGTGTTTGCGTTGGCCTACAAGCTCTCTTTCAGGGTTCTGTTGAGGATCCTGACATCCCCGGTCTCGGAGTCGTGCCAGCTGCTTTGGATCGGTTCGACGACTCAAGTAAATCAGTACCTCACATTGGTTGGAACAATGCCTTCACTTCCGGTAAGGCCATGTACGACCTTCAACCCGACTCAAAGTATTACTATGTTCACTCCTACAAATGCCCGTACAAGCCAGGGGAGCTTGAGTCGCAAGGGTGGGCTGTTGCGACTGGCACCTACGGCACCGAGACTTTTGTAGGTGCCATCGCCAAGGGCAATATCTACGCAACCCAATTCCACCCAGAGAAGTCCGGTGCTGCCGGTCTAAAGACTCTCCGGGCCTTTCTCACAGGTGAAGGCCTCAAAACCCTCGGCAATGTAGTCGACGAAGCTGTCGCCAATGCTCCCATCAAGTTCGAGGACAGTCTGACACGACGAGTCATTGCATGCTTGGATGTGCGCACAAATGACCAAGGCGATCTTGTCGTTACAAAGGGTGATCAGTACGATGTCCGCGAAAAGGGCGACGATCGCAACGTGCGTAACCTGGGCAAGCCTGTCGAGATGGCTAAGCGATACTACGAATCTGGGGCGGACGAGGTCACGTTCCTTAACATCACTTCTTTCCGAGACTGCCCAGTTGCCGATCTCCCCATGCTTGAGGTCGTTCGTCAGACGTCTCGCACTGTTTTTGTGCCCCTGACCATTGGCGGTGGTATCCGTGACACCGTGGACACCGACGGCACAAAGGTTTCAGCGCTTGAGATTGCCACCATGTACTTCAAATCTGGAGCAGATAAGGTCTCGATCGGGTCTGACGCTGTTCTTGCTGCCGAAGAGTACTACTCTCTCGGCCGTAAGCTCTTTGGAAACACTGCCATTGAGCAGATTTCCCGGGCCTATGGTAACCAGGCCGTTGTTGTGAGCGTCGACCCCAAGCGCGTCTATGTTCCCAAGCCAGATGCTACCCGACACAACATCGTCAAGACACAGTTCCCCGGTCCCAAGGGTGAAGAATACTGTTGGTACGCCTGCACAATCAAGGGTGGCCGTGAAACCCGGGATATGGATGTAGTCGAGCTTGTGCAAGCTGTCGAGGCGATGGGAACCGGAGAGATTCTCCTCAACTGTATTGACAAGGACGGCACCAACAGTGGGTTTGACTTCGAGCTCATCAACCAAGTCAAGGGTGCTGTCAAGATCCCCGTCATCGCCTCAAGTGGTGCTGGCAACCCGGCCCACTTTGAGGATGTATTCCAAAAGACTTCAACAGACGCCGCTTTGGGTGCTGGAATGTTCCACCGCGGCGAGTATACAGTCAAGCAAGTGAAGGATTACCTACAAGAAAAGGGTCTCAAGGTGAGACAGTTCGAAGAGGGTTTCTAG
- a CDS encoding hypothetical protein (BUSCO:6434at5125) gives MAGIEQLEVHSKACHRLSFSYIVRWVKVDEGNTLSWSVQPHKKSINFGLVKHPGSGATTFASSTTEDLNNGPEESGGTSDGKASRFSKKETNAQELLKSKGFIPIKWIGKCEADKVSIGTFDVKEDQSGMYGLVFDNTFSKQTSKTATFVVMTYPTGAPPQTSSHLPNLQAPKAGASQTSLGRYSSPKLDGVTSASVDSLHSHNAAGNGAPSVSGRSEAGSSNYHTGVLHKRRRKKGQGYARRFFSLDYSTCTLSYYYNPKSSALRGAIPLSLAAVAADERRREISIDSGAEVWHLRAPNDKEFQDWAHALEKASRVARGLETLDLPKKNELKLNTRELQPTYQSSPQEDREWEQVESLVSRVVGTRDALRRLTREVTDQAKPPSANTPQYLSPTPGGTSAVEENDSYFTPPSEHRRSFWRRKSNAPAMSPATLGAATAMAVPAPSGVTTTISASTPNHSRRQSKAINREENTLQDHCQSLLTDLDSVVTEFTTLINNSKRRRLPVPLSAGGASRKSIDTVSTADEFFDAEDANSAVLKIDGSEDEATRSEQAEDEEEEDSFRDNSSVSSIGENDAANLDDASHLFPVKPKSLVPLPIEQAVARRATIPPAAAAAPSLIAFFRKNVGKDFSTISMPVTSNEPSSMCQKVAEQLEYAQLLNQAAKQSSPTDRLLFVAAFAVSQFSSGRAKERAIRKPFTPLLGETFELVRSEKEVPGGFRLLVEKVQHRPLLLAMQADSANWSFSQSPAPGQKFWGKSAEITTDGRVRIVLRLSNGSEERYSWNIATMFLRNVVMGEKYVEPVGTMHVVNDSTGHKAAVEFKSKGMWGGRIEDVGVEIFNPEGANTGSGLVGTWTNSLKTTGKGGGQEIWRVGPLVDNAANTFGLTTFAATLNEVTEIEKDKLPPTDCRLRPDQRAYEQGAIDDAEDMKQKLEEAQRGRRRELDERGETYKPRWFVKVENAPEGEEVWKLKTGKDSYWEERAKGSWQGVEEIFKIS, from the exons ATGGCAGGCATTGAGCAGCTTGAAGTTCACAGCAAGGCATGTCACCGGCTCTCCTTC TCCTATATCGTTCGTTGGGTGAAAGTTGACGAAGGCAACACGTTATCATGGAGCGTACAGCCTCACAAAAAGTCCAT CAATTTCGGTCTTGTCAAACATCCCGGCAGCGGTGCTACCACTTTTGCATCCTCAACAACTGAGGACCTGAATAATGGACCCGAAGAATCCGGCGGTACCTCCGATGGCAAAGCAAGCCGTTTCTCAAAGAAAGAGACCAATGCGCAGGAGCTCCTAAAAAGCAAAGGATTCATTCCGATCAAATGGATAGGCAAATGCGAAGCGGACAAGGTATCAATTGGCACCTTTGATGTCAAGGAAGATCAGAGTGGGATGTACGGTCTTGTGTTTGACAACACATTCTCAAAACAGACATCTAAAACGGCAACCTTTGTGGTCATGACATATCCCACTGGAGCACCACCACAGACTTCTTCACACCTGCCAAATCTTCAGGCACCAAAGGCTGGTGCGAGCCAAACAAGCCTGGGACGTTACAGCAGCCCTAAGCTTGATGGAGTTACGTCTGCTTCTGTGGATAGCCTTCACAGTCATAATGCTGCAGGAAACGGCGCACCTTCGGTCTCCGGCCGGAGCGAGGCTGGCTCAAGCAATTACCACACAGGCGTTCTGCACAAACGAAGGCGTAAGAAGGGACAAGGCTATGCCCGCCGGTTCTTCTCTCTCGATTACTCCACCTGTACGTTGTCGTACTATTACAACCCCAAGTCATCTGCTCTCAGAGGTGCCATCCCTCTGAGCTTAGCTGCTGTCGCTGCAGATGAAAGACGACGGGAAATCAGTATTGACTCAGGCGCGGAAGTATGGCATCTGAGAGCTCCCAACGACAAGGAATTTCAGGATTGGGCGCATGCGCTAGAGAAGGCCAGCCGTGTTGCGAGAGGACTGGAAACCCTTGATCTTCCCAAGAAAAATGAACTCAAACTCAACACACGCGAATTACAACCCACTTACCAATCATCGCCCCAAGAAGACAGAGAATGGGAACAAGTCGAATCTCTGGTCAGCCGTGTGGTAGGAACTCGCGATGCGCTTCGACGTTTGACTCGTGAGGTCACAGATCAGGCGAAGCCACCTTCGGCGAACACCCCTCAATATCTTTCACCTACACCTGGAGGTACTAGTGCTGTAGAAGAAAACGATTCATATTTTACTCCCCCTTCAGAACATAGGCGCTCGTTTTGGAGACGAAAGTCGAACGCACCTGCGATGTCTCCAGCGACACTTGGTGCGGCAACAGCCATGGCGGTGCCTGCACCTAGCGGAGTTACGACGACCATCTCGGCCAGTACGCCAAATCACTCACGGAGACAATCAAAGGCCATCAACCGAGAAGAGAATACGCTCCAGGACCATTGTCAATCCCTATTGACAGATCTTGACTCAGTTGTTACCGAATTCACAACCCTTATTAATAACAGCAAGCGTCGTCGACTACCAGTGCCTCTATCTGCAGGTGGTGCATCAAGAAAGAGTATAGACACTGTCTCAACTGCCGATGAGTTCTTCGATGCCGAGGATGCCAACTCGGCTGTTCTCAAGATCGATGGCAGCGAAGACGAGGCCACGCGATCGGAACAAgcagaggatgaggaagaggaggactCTTTCCGTGACAATTCTTCTGTGTCATCTATTGGGGAAAACGATGCAGCCAATCTCGACGACGCGTCTCACCTGTTCCCCGTTAAACCCAAGAGCCTCGTACCTCTACCTATCGAGCAAGCCGTGGCGAGAAGGGCTACTATACCACCcgcagcggcagcagcgCCAAGTTTGATCGCATTCTTTCGGAAGAACGTTGGTAAAGATTTTAGTACAATCAGTATGCCAGTTACATCGAATGAACCCTCATCAATGTGTCAGAAGGTGGCCGAACAGCTGGAATATGCGCAGCTACTGAACCAAGCGGCAAAGCAATCTTCCCCTACAGACAGACTTCTGTTTGTGGCGGCATTCGCTGTGTCACAGTTCAGTAGTGGACGAGCTAAAGAGCGTGCTATTCGCAAGCCCTTCACCCCTCTTCTTGGCGAGACCTTTGAGCTCGTGCGAAGTGAAAAAGAAGTTCCTGGAGGTTTCAGGCTTTTGGTTGAGAAGGTCCAGCATCGACCTCTCCTCTTGGCAATGCAGGCTGATTCAGCCAACTGGTCATTCTCTCAGTCACCCGCACCCGGCCAGAAATTCTGGGGTAAGAGTGCCGAGATCACTACAGATGGCCGCGTGAGAATCGTTTTGCGGTTGTCTAATGGCTCTGAAGAGCGTTATTCGTGGAATATTGCTACTATGTTCTTGCGTAATGTGGTAATGGGTGAGAAGTACGTGGAGCCCGTGGGTACAATGCATGTTGTCAACGATAGCACTGGTCACAAAGCTGCAGTCGAGTTCAAGAGTAAGGGCATGTGGGGTGGACGAATTGAGGATGTCGGTGTAGAGATTTTTAACCCTGAAGGAGCCAATACAGGAAGTGGCCTGGTCGGCACATGGACCAACAGCCTGAAGACGACTGGAAAAGGGGGCGGCCAGGAGATTTGGCGGGTTGGACCCCTGGTGGACAACGCTGCTAACACTTTTGGCCTCACCACTTTTGCTGCGACCTTGAACGAAGTTACCGAGATCGAGAAGGACAAGCTACCGCCGACAGACTGCCGTTTGCGACCTGACCAGCGCGCATACGAGCAGGGCGCAATTGACGATGCTGAGGATATGAAGCAAAAGCTGGAGGAAGCCCAGCGTGGCCGACGCCGAGAGCTAGATGAGCGAGGTGAGACATACAAGCCTCGATGGTTTGTGAAGGTCGAGAACGCTCCGGAGGGTGAGGAAGTGTGGAAACTCAAGACAGGAAAGGATAGTTATTGGGAGGAACGAGCAAAGGGGAGCTGGCAAGGGGTTGAGGAGATCTTTAAGATTTCTTGA
- a CDS encoding hypothetical protein (BUSCO:52342at5125): MTTPDEARLAETAAVVKVEEQLGKDDQEEWEYEYSTTETETYYLSLDLSYPEFKDRQPRTPHHSRGGYYKTWLDHNPSWRGLRAAEDNEDDNDIDNDPLPEPEADDDEPEIDPALSNDKGKGVDRSDAVDETKENGNKTRNETEDIQILELHSPHPIISYKGRTFEGSWAEVVGTEGIFTSRDKENPLPALRSLEGNVDFLGACASRIATKETIGKPNIIREDPLAAIREEWNIRIPVGKDRSGERAQQTRFLENLMALKKRKGETDQVTVWAKDGEGQDFKDNRDPEYKPRRRRRLLNEDGEEVIPKRERRRASGRRGGRPRLRAGQGRGRGLEPGSTTLTPSTGRDLEGPYPEGHLSTPTPSRWNDLHGGEYDDMDQYDESETTDDEDEDMSNAE; this comes from the exons ATGACCACACCAGACGAGGCAAGGTTGGCCGAGACGGCGGCAGTAGTCAAGGTTGAAGAACAATTAGGAAAAGATGACCAAGAAGAATGGGAATACGAATATTCGACCACTGAAACAGAG ACCTATTATTTATCACTCGATCTCTCATATCCCGAATTTAAAGACAGACAACCACGAACACCGCACCATAGTCGAGGCGGATATTACAAAACTTGGCTTGACCACAACCCTAGTTGGAGAGGCCTTCGCGCCGCAGAGGATAACGAGGATGATAACGATATCGACAACGACCCTTTACCAGAACCAGAGGCTGATGACGACGAGCCCGAAATCGACCCGGCCCTGAGCAACGATAAAGGCAAGGGAGTCGATCGCAGCGATGCAGTGGATGAAACAAAGGAGAATGGGAACAAGACTCGTAATGAGACTGAGGATATTCAGATATTGGAACTGCATTCGCCGCACCCGATTATATCGTACAAAGGTCGAACTTTTGAAGGCTCATGGGCTGAGGTTGTTGGTACCGAAGGAATCTTTACTTCACGCGATAAGGAGAATCCTCTCCCTGCTCTGCGCAGTCTAGAAGGAAACGTTGACTTTCTGGGCGCCTGCGCATCGCGAATTGCGACCAAGGAGACCATTGGCAAGCCGAATATTATTCGAGAGGATCCGCTAGCTGCCATCAGAGAGGAATGGAACATCAGAATTCCTGTCGGAAAGGACAGGTCGGGCGAGCGAGCTCAGCAGACGAGATTCCTGGAAAATCTGATGGCgctcaagaagaggaagggcGAGACGGATCAAGTCACTGTATGGGCAAAAGATGGCGAAGGACAGGATTTCAAGGACAACCGAGACCCTGAATACAAACCTaggcggaggaggagacTGCTCAACGAAGACGGAGAGGAAGTCATTCCCAAACGAGAGAGGCGGCGTGCAAGTGGTCGTAGGGGTGGACGGCCGAGACTTCGAGCTGGTCAGGGTCGTGGTCGTGGATTAGAGCCCGGTTCGACGACCCTGACGCCATCTACAGGGAGAGACCTGGAGGGTCCCTATCCCGAAGGCCACCTGTCGACTCCTACTCCGAGCAGATGGAATGACCTGCATGGAGGGGAATACGACGACATGGATCAGTATGACGAGAGCGAGACtactgatgatgaagacgaagacatgTCAAACGCTGAATGA
- a CDS encoding hypothetical protein (BUSCO:20736at5125) — MSGLMSKRQQARNEKALQDLVQNVPGNNMCADCHARNPAWASWSLGVFLCMRCAAIHRKLGTHISKVKSLSMDSWTNEQVDNMRKVGNITSNNLYNPEHGKPPVPVDVDEADSAMERFIRQKYMNNTVKGTGKSKPPHMGEGTPPPLPPKNSKFGFRSASSIFPLSSKSKKDAKTIAVAQASRTESPRPPNKPSKVFGATLDLDQPDELDQKMARLQDMGFQDAKRNALVLKGVNGNLERAIETLVRLGEGSGRPSPLPTPSPREQTLRTSRSLTPLTPNSGGLGLGAGLSVPSRSATDRPTTPSSASTNPFDNLGTAPPQTAQSTGSLQNRNPYGQTNPFGAPVAQEQQPTDAFSQAFQNMSLSPQQPLFPHHTGGPAPQPVQQLAGYQQVAPSAPTTPGGFSSLGFNNNNMTYPQPLQAQSTGYNPFFTNQTAVVHQQPQQSNNPFPQVNTNQASAGYNPFTRSPTRIASPSLGQIPEQTQSSFQNPAVYQASAVYQSSAVYQSPVPLSPPETTTNPFFANAGQPTVQAAQQVFGQQPAMQPMQNQAQASNNPFAHQQTGQQFYGQQQMPHMQQQQQQQFYQPQRPDNASIMALFNNYPQATPQQASVDSTQSYQTAQAHQPQQPTIPENQPMAPVQQNQNVPPPMSSGTNPFMTNISAANSIASPNATTTSDPFAARSRESMNLGMDLAWTNGRHSPDAFASLSARHG; from the exons ATGTCTGGTCTAATGAGCAAGCGCCAGCAGGCGCGGAATGAAAAGGCTCTGCAAGATCTCGTGCAGAATGTTCCGGGAAATAATATGTGCGCAGACTGCCATGCGCGTAATCCAG CATGGGCATCATGGAGT CTGGGCGTTTTCTTATGCATGAGATGTGCTGCAATCCACCGAAAGCTTGGTACTCACATTTCCAAAGTCAAGTCCTTGAGTATGGACAGCTGGACCAACGAGCAAGTCGAT AACATGAGGAAGGTTGGAAATATCACATCGAATAACTTATACAACCCCGAACATGGCAAACCGCCTGTGCCCGTTGACGTTGACGAAGCCGATTCCGCGATGGAACGATTCATTCGACAGAAGTATATGAACAATACTGTTAAAGGAACGGGAAAATCCAAGCCTCCGCATATGGGCGAGGGAACACCTCCACCGTTGCCGCCTAAGAACTCAAAGTTCGGATTCCGATCTGCCTCATCCATCTTTCCCCTGTCCTCCAAATCGAAGAAGGATGCCAAAACAATAGCGGTTGCTCAAGCTAGTCGCACCGAATCTCCAAGACCGCCCAACAAGCCGTCAAAGGTTTTCGGCGCAACACTGGATCTCGACCAACCTGATGAGCTGGACCAGAAGATGGCCAGGCTACAAGACATGGGTTTTCAGGATGCTAAGAGGAATGCCTTGGTGCTGAAAGGTGTGAATGGCAACCTTGAAAGGGCGATTGAAACTCTTGTCCGACTGGGCGAGGGAAGTGGCCGTCCCTCTCCTCTTCCTACACCTTCACCTCGAGAACAGACTCTGCGTACATCAAGGTCCTTGACACCTCTTACACCGAATTCTGGAGGGCTAGGGCTCGGCGCAGGCCTCAGCGTACCTTCTCGTTCAGCCACAGACCGTCCGACTACTCCATCGAGTGCTTCAACAAACCCGTTTGATAACCTAGGCACAGCTCCACCGCAGACAGCTCAATCGACAGGAAGTCTTCAAAACCGGAACCCATACGGCCAGACGAATCCATTTGGTGCACCTGTCGCCCAGGAGCAACAGCCGACCGATGCCTTTAGCCAGGCATTTCAAAATATGTCACTCTCCCCACAGCAGCCTTTGTTTCCTCACCATACTGGAGGACCGGCCCCGCAACCTGTCCAGCAGCTTGCCGGATACCAGCAAGTGGCCCCTTCGGCACCTACGACTCCTGGCGGTTTCTCTAGCTTGGgtttcaacaacaacaacatgacATACCCTCAGCCACTTCAAGCGCAGTCGACAGGATACAACCCTTTCTTCACGAACCAGACTGCTGTAGTGCACCAGCAGCCTCAACAGTCAAATAATCCTTTCCCCCAAGTCAACACCAACCAAGCGTCCGCAGGATACAATCCATTTACCCGATCTCCAACTCGGATAGCATCGCCCAGTCTTGGCCAGATCCCAGAGCAAACACAGAGCTCTTTCCAGAACCCGGCCGTATATCAGGCCTCTGCGGTATATCAAAGTTCTGCTGTATATCAGAGCCCGGTACCTCTGAGTCCCCCTGAAACTACTACAAACCCTTTCTTCGCGAATGCTGGCCAGCCCACAGTGCAGGCAGCACAGCAAGTCTTTGGTCAGCAGCCTGCTATGCAGCCGATGCAGAATCAGGCCCAAGCGAGCAACAATCCATTTGCCCATCAACAGACTGGGCAGCAGTTCTATGGGCAACAGCAGATGCCACACatgcaacagcaacagcaacagcagttCTACCAGCCCCAGAGACCCGACAACGCCTCGATCATGGCGCTCTTCAACAATTACCCGCAAGCGACTCCCCAGCAAGCAAGCGTCGATTCAACACAGTCTTACCAGACAGCACAAGCCCATCAGCCACAACAGCCAACCATACCCGAGAACCAACCAATGGCTCCCGTGCAGCAGAACCAAAATGTCCCCCCACCAATGTCATCTGGAACAAATCCGTTCATGACAAACATATCTGCTGCCAACTCCATCGCGAGCCCAAACGCCACGACTACTTCAGACCCTTTTGCTGCCCGGAGCCGAGAGAGTATGAATCTTGGTATGGACCTCGCATGGACAAATGGCCGACACAGCCCGGATGCATTTGCAAGCCTCAGTGCCCGTCACGGATAA
- a CDS encoding hypothetical protein (BUSCO:44291at5125), with amino-acid sequence MNNQNLNYSSNYGEAAAQKVNVLASCYLVDSAANLKGLHYCTTGVAVLQGPSGIPEVPSSGLPSPPTSPPLAALTSSNELALLPKNKKREIPGRRLGRRGGAALSIREECERFFCESMKATFHGEGNSSMNGSGLSGAFLPTPPSDDRLPEHFKPVSDDKLSAYDITAWLEVWDYAGGASFRAFVADDGEEKSLFVFFDIEGVLGRDLKKALMALIELADGPLDCAHIVTCIDRRIPADDVQSLSKSLQWVGFDMVTLDHWAHDLDVTSKKWMLMGMEL; translated from the exons ATGAATAATCAGAATTTGAATTACAGTAGTAATTACGGCGAGGCCGCTGCCCAGAAGGTCAATGTCCTTGCCTCTTGTTACCTCGTCGACTCTGCCGCCAACCTCAAGGGCCTCCACTACTGCACTACCGGGGTTGCAG TGCTACAGGGGCCGAGTGGTATTCCTGAGGTCCCTTCCTCAGGATTACCCTCCCCTCCAACAAGCCCCCCCCTCGCCGCATTAACCTCGTCTAACGAGCTCGCTCTCTTgcccaagaacaagaagcgaGAAATCCCAGGCCGGCGCCTGGGCCGACGAGGGGGGGCAGCACTTTCGATCAGGGAAGAATGTGAGAGATTCTTTTGCGAGTCCATGAAGGCGACGTTCCACGGTGAGGGGAATTCGTCCATGAATGGCTCCGGCCTGTCTGGTGCTTTTTTACCAACGCCGCCGTCCGATGACCGGCTTCCCGAGCACTTCAAGCCTGTTTCCGATGACAAGCTATCTGCCTACGACATTACCGCTTGGCTGGAGGTTTGGGACTATGCCGGCGGTGCGAGCTTCCGTGCCTTTGTTGCTGACGATGGAGAGGAGAAATCTCtctttgtcttcttcgacATTGAAGGCGTTCTCGGCCGAGACCTGAAAAAGGC TCTCATGGCCCTTATTGAATTGGCCGATGGTCCTTTGGACTGTGCCCACATTGTTACCTGCATTGACAGGCGCATCCCCGCGGACGACGTTCAGTCTCTGTCAAAGAGCCTTCAGTGGGTTGGCTTCGACATGGTTACCTTGGATCACTGGGCCCATGATCTTGATGTCACGAGCAAGAAGTGGATGTTGATGGGTATGGAGCTATAG